The Caenorhabditis elegans chromosome II genome has a segment encoding these proteins:
- the cyp-13A2 gene encoding Putative cytochrome P450 CYP13A2 (Confirmed by transcript evidence), with protein MSLGFVLAVTFSIFLGILTYYLWIWTYWMRKGVKGPRGRPFVGVLDVLLEHETPGLIKLGEWTKKYGKVYGYTDGTQRTLVVADPAMVHEIFVKQFDNFYGRKLNPIQGNPEKEQRVHLLAAQGYRWKRLRTISSQSFSNASLKKMKRTVEDSALELLRHIEKQTAGGEQIDMLRFYQEYTMDVIGRFAMGQTDSMMFKNPIVNVVREIFCGSRKNLMLICQVFPPIGQFIRDLTFKFPRIPAFKLYSIMQDVVAARIAQREREKGAESGEPQDFIDLFLDARSDDVDFSAEAREDFSKRNLKITKELSADEVVGQCFLFLIGGFDTTALSLSYVTYLLAVNPKIQEKVIEEIAREFGTSEVEFEKLGRLKYMDCVIKEALRLYPLASISNSRKCMKTTTVNGVKIEAGVYVQMDTWSLHYDPELWGEDVKEFKPERWSTDEPLEHKGAYLPFGLGPRQCIGMRLAIMEQKILLTHLLKNYTFETGNKTRIPLKLVGSATTSPEDVFVHLRPRIW; from the exons ATGAGCCTAGGGTTTGTGCTCGCcgtaactttttcaatatttcttgGAATACTTACATACTACCTCTGGATATGGACATATTGGATGAGAAAAGGAGTTAAAGGACCACGTGGTCGACCATTTGTAGGAGTTTTGGATGTGCTCTTGGAGCATGAAACACCTGGATTAATCAAATTAGGAGAGTGGACAAAG AAATATGGCAAAGTGTATGGATACACAGATGGCACTCAGCGAACATTAGTAGTTGCTGACCCTGCAATGGTCCATGAAATATTTGTGAaacaatttgataatttctaCGGCAGGAAGTTGAATCCAATTCAAGGAAATCCGGAAAAAGAACAACGAGTTCACTTGTTGGCTGCTCAAGGATACAGATGGAAGAGGTTGAGGACTATTTCATCACAAAGTTTTTCGAATGcaagtttgaagaaaatgaagagaacTGTAGAGGATAGTGCTCTAGAGTTGTTGAGACATATTGAAAAGCAGACAGCTGGAGGAGAACAAATTGATATGTTAag ATTCTACCAAGAATACACCATGGACGTCATTGGTAGATTTGCGATGGGTCAGACGGATTCTATGATGTTCAAGAACCCAATTGTCAATGTTGTCAGAgaa attttttgtggCAGTCGAAAAAACTTGATGTTAATCTGCCAAGTCTTCCCACCAATTGGTCAATTCATTCGTGACCTAACATTCAAATTCCCCAGAATTCCCGCTTTCAAACTCTACAGTATCATGCAAGATGTAGTAGCTGCTCGAATTGCTCAAAGAGAACGAGAGAAGGGGGCGGAGTCTGGAGAGCCTCAagattttatcgatttattCCTGGATGCCAGATCAGATGATGTAGATTTCAGTGCGGAAGCGAgagaagatttttcaaaaaggaacttgaaaattacaaaGGAATTGAGTGCCGATGAAGTAGTGGGAcaatgttttctatttttaattggTGGATTTGATACAACTGCATTATCACTATCATATGTTACTTACCTATTAGCTgttaatccaaaaattcaagaaaaagtaattgaaGAAATTGCTCGTGAATTCGGAACTTCAGAAGTAGAATTTGAGAAGCTTGGGAGGCTGAAATATATGGATTGTGTGATCAAGGAAGCTCTCCGTCTGTATCCATTAGCTTctat ttcaaattcCCGAAAGTGTATGAAAACAACAACTGTGAATGGTGTAAAGATTGAAGCTGGTGTATACGTTCAAATGGACACTTGGTCTCTTCATTATGATCCAGAATTATGGGGAGAAGATGTCAAAGAATTCAAGCCAGAACGATGGTCCACCGACGAGCCATTAGAGCACAAAGGAGCATATCTTCCATTTGGACTTGGACCACGTCAGTGTATTGGAATGAGGCTGGCTATTATGGAGCAGAAGATTCTACTGActcatttattaaaaaattatacatttgaGACAGGAAATAAGAC
- the cyp-13A3 gene encoding Putative cytochrome P450 CYP13A3 (Confirmed by transcript evidence), with the protein MSLSILIAIALFIGVFTYYLWIWSFWMRKGIKGPRGLPFFGIINAFQSYEKPWILRLGDWTKEYGPMYGFTDGVEKTLVVSDPEFVHEVFVKQFDNFYARKQNPLQGDPDKDPRIHLVTSQGHRWKRLRTLASPTFSNKSLRKIFSTVEESVAEMMRHLEKGTAGGKTIDILEYYQEFTMDIIGKIAMGQSGSMMFENPWLDKIRAIFNTRGNIIFIICGIVPFTGSIFRWFFSKVPTAQTVTSLMHTLEIALTKRVEQRAADEKAGIESSGEPQDFIDLFLDVQADTDFLEDETKNGFARSQIVKVDKHLTFDEIIGQLFVFLLAGYDTTALSLSYSSYLLARHPEIQKKLQEEVDRECPDPEVTFDQLSKLKYMECVIKETLRLYPLASIVHNRKCMKSTTVLGMKIEEGTNVQADTWTLHYDPKFWGENANEFKPERWESGDEQAVAKGAYLPFGLGPRICIGMRLAYMEEKMLLAQILKKYSLETTFETHIPLKLVGIATTAPTNVHLKLKPRHSD; encoded by the exons atgagTTTAAGTATACTTATTGCTATTGCCTTATTCATTGGAGTTTTCACATATTATCTATGGATTTGGTCGTTTTGGATGAGAAAAGGGATCAAAGGGCCTAGAGGTCtgccattttttggaataattaaTGCTTTTCAAAGTTACGAAAAACCGTGGATATTACGGCTCGGAGACTGGACAAAG GAATATGGACCAATGTATGGGTTTACTGACGGAGTTGAGAAGACACTAGTGGTATCTGATCCAGAATTTGTCCATGAAGTTTTCGTGAAACAATTTGATAACTTTTATGCTAGAAAGCAAAATCCACTTCAAGGAGATCCGGATAAAGATCCACGAATCCATCTTGTAACATCACAGGGACACCGTTGGAAGCGTCTTAGGACATTGGCATCTCcaactttttcgaataaaagtttgaggaaaatttttagtaCTGTCGAGGAAAGTGTTGCTGAGATGATGAGGCATTTGGAAAAGGGAACCGCTGGAGGAAAAACTATTGATATTTTAGa ATATTACCAAGAATTCACAATGGACATTATTGGGAAAATCGCAATGGGGCAATCTGGATCCATGATGTTTGAAAATCCATGGCTAGACAAAATTAGGGCG attttcaataCTCGAGGCAATATAATCTTTATAATTTGTGGAATCGTTCCTTTTACTGGATCAATTTTCCGATGGTTCTTCTCAAAAGTTCCAACAGCTCAAACTGTCACTTCTCTAATGCACACTTTGGAAATTGCATTGACGAAACGAGTAGAGCAAAGGGCAGCTGATGAAAAAGCTGGAATTGAGTCATCTGGAGAACCCCAAGATTTCATTGATCTATTTCTGGATGTTCAGGCCGATACGGACTTTTTAGaagatgaaacaaaaaatggatttgCTAGAAGCCAAATCGTAAAAGTGGATAAACATCTAACATTTGATGAGATCATTGGCCAACTGTTTGTTTTCTTGTTAGCTGGATATGATACAACTGCCCTTTCCCTCTCATATTCCTCATATCTCCTGGCAAGACATCCAGAGATTCAGAAGAAATTACAAGAAGAAGTGGATAGAGAATGTCCAGACCCTGAAGTCACTTTTGATCAGCTGTCGAAATTAAAGTACATGGAATGTGTGATCAAAGAAACTTTGAGATTGTACCCATTAGCTTCAAT AGTTCACAATCGGAAATGCATGAAATCAACTACAGTACTCGGAATGAAAATCGAAGAAGGAACAAATGTTCAAGCAGATACATGGACTCTACACTATGatccaaaattttggggtGAAAATGCAAATGAGTTCAAGCCTGAAAG atggGAATCTGGAGACGAACAAGCTGTTGCAAAGGGAGCTTACCTTCCTTTCGGACTTGGACCCCGAATTTGCATTGGAATGCGTTTGGCCTATATGGAAGAAAAGATGCTTCTGGCACAAATTCTGAAGAAATATTCTCTGgaaacaacttttgaaaccCATATTCCATTGAAACTGGTTGGAATCGCCACAACTGCGCCAACAAATGTTCACCTAAAATTGAAGCCCAGACATTCCGATTAA
- the cyp-13A4 gene encoding Putative cytochrome P450 CYP13A4 (Partially confirmed by transcript evidence), translating to MSLSLLIAGALFIGFLTYYIWIWSFWIRKGVKGPRGFPFFGVILKFHDYENPGLLKLGEWTKKYGSIYGITEGVEKTLVVSNPEFVHEVFVKQFDNFYGRKTNPIQGDPNKNKRAHLVLAQGHRWKRLRTLASPTFSNKSLRKIMSTVEETVVELMRHLDEASAKGKAVDLLDYYQEFTLDIIGRIAMGQTESLMFRNPMLPKVKEIFKKGGKMPFLIAGVFPIAGTLMRQLFMKFPKFSPAFGIMNTMEKALNKRLEQRAADKKAGIEPSGEPQDFIDLFLDARANVDFIEEESTLGFAKSEVLKVDKHLTFDEIIGQLFVFLLAGYDTTALSLSYSSYLLATHPEIQKKLQEEVDRECPDPEVTFDQISKLKYMECVVKEALRMYPLASLVHNRKCMKKTNVLGVEIDEGTNVQVDTWTLHYDPKVWGDDASEFKPERWETGDELFYAKGGYLPFGMGPRICIGMRLAMMEEKLLLTHILKKYTFDTSTETEIPLKLVGSATIAPRNVMLKLTPRHSN from the exons atGAGTTTAAGTTTACTTATTGCCGGTGCTCTgtttattggttttttgacATATTATATCTggatttggtcattttggatCAGGAAAGGAGTCAAAGGACCCCGtggatttccatttttcggaGTGATTCTCAAGTTTCATGACTATGAAAATCCAGGACTTTTGAAGTTGGGAGAATGGACAAAA AAATATGGATCAATCTATGGTATCACTGAAGGTGTCGAAAAAACTTTGGTTGTGTCTAATCCAGAATTTGTCCACgaagtttttgtgaaacaatttgataatttctaTGGAAGAAAGACAAATCCCATTCAAGGAGAcccaaataaaaacaaaagagCACACCTTGTCTTGGCTCAAGGGCACCGATGGAAGCGGTTGAGAACATTGGCTTCGCCTACGTTTTCGAATAAGAgtctcagaaaaattatgagtACTGTAGAGGAAACTGTAGTGGAGTTGATGAGACATTTGGATGAGGCAAGTGCAAAAGGAAAAGCTGTAGATTTATTAGA CTACTATCAAGAATTCACTCTTGACATCATTGGAAGAATTGCAATGGGTCAAACCGAATCGCTGATGTTTAGAAATCCAATGCTTCCTAAGGTAAAAGAA attttcaaaaagggtGGTAAAATGCCTTTCCTAATTGCTGGTGTTTTCCCAATTGCAGGAACTTTGATGCGCCAACTTTTCatgaaattcccaaaatttagTCCGGCTTTCGGTATAATGAATACCATGGAAAAAGCTCTCAACAAACGACTAGAACAAAGAGCAGCAGACAAAAAAGCTGGAATTGAGCCATCTGGTGAACCACAAGATTTTATCGACTTGTTCCTAGACGCAAGGGCAAACGTAGATTTTATTGAAGAGGAATCGACATTAGGATTTGCAAAAAGTGAAGTCTTGAAAGTGGATAAGCATCTGACATTTGATGAGATCATTGGTcaattgtttgttttcttgttAGCTGGATATGATACAACTGCCCTTTCTCTGTCATATTCTTCATATCTCCTGGCAACACATCCAGAGATTCAGAAGAAATTACAAGAAGAAGTGGATAGAGAATGCCCAGACCCTGAAGTCACTTTTGATCAGATATCAAAACTGAAGTACATGGAATGTGTGGTAAAAGAAGCTCTACGAATGTACCCTTTAGCATCctt agttcaCAACCGAAAGTGCATGAAGAAAACCAATGTTCTTGGAGTTGAAATAGATGAAGGAACAAATGTGCAAGTGGATACATGGACACTTCATTATGATCCAAAAGTTTGGGGAGATGATGCAAGCGAGTTTAAACCAGAGAG ATGGGAAACCGGGGACGAACTATTTTATGCAAAAGGAGGATATCTTCCATTCGGTATGGGACCAAGAATTTGTATTGGAATGCGATTAGCTATGatggaagaaaaattgttattgaCCCACATCCTGAAAAAGTACACATTTGATACTTCCACAGAAACTgaaattccattaaaattgGTCGGATCCGCCACAATTGCACCAAGAAATGTTATGCTCAAGTTGACACCAAGACACTCTAAttga
- the cyp-13A5 gene encoding Putative cytochrome P450 CYP13A5 (Confirmed by transcript evidence): MSLSILIAGASFIGLLTYYIWIWSFWIRKGVKGPRGFPFFGVIHEFQDYENPGLLKLGEWTKEYGPIYGITEGVEKTLIVSNPEFVHEVFVKQFDNFYGRKTNPIQGDPNKNKRAHLVSAQGHRWKRLRTLSSPTFSNKNLRKIMSTVEETVVELMRHLDDASAKGKAVDLLDYYQEFTLDIIGRIAMGQTESLMFRNPMLPKVKGIFKDGRKLPFLVSGIFPIAGTMFREFFMRFPSIQPAFDIMSTVEKALNKRLEQRAADEKAGIEPSGEPQDFIDLFLDARANVDFFEEESALGFAKTEIAKVDKQLTFDEIIGQLFVFLLAGYDTTALSLSYSSYLLARHPEIQKKLQEEVDRECPNPEVTFDQISKLKYMECVVKEALRMYPLASIVHNRKCMKETNVLGVQIEKGTNVQVDTWTLHYDPKVWGEDANEFRPERWESGDELFYAKGGYLPFGMGPRICIGMRLAMMEKKMLLTHILKKYTFETSTQTEIPLKLVGSATTAPRSVMLKLTPRHSN; this comes from the exons atGAGTTTAAGTATACTTATTGCTGGTGCTTCGTTTATTGGACTTTTGACATATTATATCTggatttggtcattttggatCAGGAAAGGAGTCAAAGGACCCCGtggatttccattttttggagtgattCACGAGTTCCAAGACTATGAAAATCCAGGACTGTTGAAATTGGGAGAATGGACAAAA GAATACGGACCAATATATGGTATTACTGAAGGAGtcgaaaaaactttgattgtGTCTAATCCAGAATTTGTTCATGAAGTATTTGTGAAACAGTTTGATAATTTCTATGGAAGAAAGACAAATCCCATTCAAGGAGAcccaaataaaaacaaaagagCACATCTTGTCTCGGCTCAAGGGCACCGTTGGAAGCGGTTGAGAACTCTGTCATCACCTacgttttcaaataaaaacctcagaaaaattatgagtACTGTAGAAGAAACTGTAGTAGAGTTGATGAGACATTTGGACGATGCAAGTGCAAAAGGAAAAGCTGTAGATTTATTAGA CTACTACCAAGAATTCACTCTTGACATCATTGGAAGAATTGCAATGGGTCAAACAGAATCGCTGATGTTTAGAAATCCAATGCTTCCTAAGGTGAAAGGA attttcaaagatGGTCGTAAACTACCTTTCCTAGTTTCTGGTATTTTCCCGATAGCGGGAACTATGTTCCGCGAATTCTTCATGAGATTCCCATCTATACAACCAGCCTTCGATATTATGAGTACTGTGGAAAAAGCTTTGAATAAACGACTGGAACAAAGAGCCGCAGACGAAAAAGCTGGAATTGAGCCATCTGGTGAACCACAAGATTTCATTGATTTGTTCCTAGACGCAAGAGCAAATGTAGATTTCTTTGAAGAGGAATCCGCACTAGGATTTGCTAAAACAGAAATTGCGAAAGTTGATAAACAACTGACatttgatgaaattattgGCCAATTGTTCGTTTTTCTGTTAGCTGGATATGATACAACTGCCCTTTCCCTCTCATATTCTTCATATCTCCTGGCAAGACATCCAGAGATTCAGAAGAAATTACAAGAAGAAGTGGATAGAGAATGCCCAAATCCTGAAGTCACTTTTgatcaaatatcaaaattgaagTACATGGAATGTGTGGTAAAGGAAGCTCTACGAATGTATCCATTAGCATCCAT cgtTCACAACCGAAAGTGCATGAAGGAAACGAATGTACTTGGAGTTCAAATAGAGAAAGGAACAAATGTTCAAGTGGATACATGGACACTTCATTATGATCCAAAAGTTTGGGGAGAGGATGCAAATGAGTTTAGGCCAGAGAG ATGGGAATCTGGAGACGAACTATTTTATGCAAAAGGAGGATATCTTCCATTCGGTATGGGACCAAGAATTTGTATTGGAATGCGATTGGCaatgatggaaaaaaaaatgcttttgaCCCACATCCTGAAAAAGTACACATTCGAAACTTCTACGCAAACAgaaattccattaaaattgGTCGGATCCGCCACAACTGCACCAAGAAGTGTTATGCTCAAGTTGACACCAAGACATTCCAATTAA
- the cyp-13A6 gene encoding Putative cytochrome P450 CYP13A6 (Confirmed by transcript evidence) gives MIFVLLSAVLLGVFTYSVWIWSYFIRKGIKGPRGFPGIGMLIQTIDHENPPFLKYRDWTKQYGPVYGFTEGPQQTMIISEPEMVNEIFKKQFDNFYGRKLRPIIGDPEKDKRVNIFSTQGKRWKRLRTLSSPSFSNNSLRKVRNSVQECGTEILWNIEQKVRKNEDIDMLIVYQEYTLGVISRIALGQSESNMFKNPLLPKVQAIFNGSWHVFLITGIFPPLAGVFRKMSKMLPASFIPAFKIFDLIEVAVQARIDQRAKDEIKGVEPGEPQDFIDLFLDARVPDVKILSGEANEDFAKSSVVKINKELTFDEIIAQCFVFLAAGFDTTALSLSYATYLLATHPEIQTKLQEEVDRECPDPEIFFDHLSKLKYLECVMKETLRLYPLGTTANTRKCMRETTINGVNFDEGMNIQVDTWTLHHNPRIWGEDVEDFKPERWENGACEHLEHNGSYIPFGSGPRQCIGMRLAQMEQKILLAQILKEYSFRTTKNTQIPVKLVGKLTLSPESVIVKLEPRDS, from the exons atgattttcgTTTTATTATCTGCAGTTCTACTAGGAGTATTCACATACTCCGTATGGATCTGGTCATATTTTATTCGAAAGGGCATAAAAGGTCCACGTGGATTCCCTGGAATTGGAATGTTGATTCAGACCATCGATCATGAGAATCCACCGTTTTTAAAGTACAGGGATTGGACTAAA CAATATGGTCCTGTTTACGGTTTCACAGAAGGACCCCAACAAACTATGATAATCTCGGAACCAGAGATGGTcaatgaaatattcaaaaaacaattcgacAATTTCTATGGTCGAAAGTTGCGTCCAATCATTGGTGATCCTGAAAAAGACAAACGAGTCAATATTTTCTCGACTCAAGGAAAACGTTGGAAACGTCTTCGGACACTGTCAAGTCCATCTTTTTCCAATAACAGTCTTCGAAAAGTGAGGAACTCTGTTCAAGAATgtggaactgaaattttatggaatATTGAGCAGAAAGTGAGGAAGAACGAAGATATTGATATGTTAAT AGTCTATCAAGAGTACACTCTGGGAGTAATTAGTCGCATTGCTCTTGGCCAGTCTGAATCGAACATGTTCAAGAACCCATTGCTGCCAAAAGTTCAAGCC attttcaacgGTTCCTGGCATGTGTTCCTTATCACTGGAATCTTTCCTCCGCTCGCaggagttttcagaaaaatgtcaaaaatgctACCAGCAAGTTTCATTCCagccttcaaaattttcgatttaataGAAGTAGCTGTACAGGCAAGAATTGATCAGCGAGCTAAAGATGAGATAAAAGGAGTTGAGCCAGGAGAACCTCaggattttattgatttattccTTGATGCCCGAGTTCCAGACGTGAAAATATTGAGCGGAGAGGCGAATGaagattttgcaaaatcgAGCGTTGTAAAAATCAACAAGGAGTTGACTTTCGATGAGATTATTGCACAGTGTTTCGTATTTTTAGCTGCTGGCTTTGACACAACTGCATTATCTCTCTCATATGCTACATATCTTCTTGCAACACATCCAGAAATCCAAACAAAATTACAAGAAGAAGTGGACAGAGAGTGTCCAGATCCCGAAATCTTCTTTGATCATTTATcgaaactgaaatatttggaGTGTGTAATGAAAGAAACGTTGAGATTATATCCATTAGGAACGAC AGCAAACACGAGAAAATGTATGCGAGAGACAACAATCAACGGGGTGAATTTTGATGAGGGAATGAACATTCAAGTTGACACATGGACACTACATCACAATCCAAGAATTTGGGGAGAAGACGTAGAAGACTTCAAACCCGAAAG GTGGGAAAACGGAGCTTGTGAGCATTTGGAGCACAATGGATCGTACATTCCATTTGGCTCGGGACCACGTCAGTGCATTGGAATGAGACTAGCTCAAATGGAGCAGAAGATTTTATTGGCTCAGATTCTCAAAGAATACTCATtcagaacaacaaaaaatacacagaTTCCGGTGAAGTTGGTAGGAAAGTTGACACTTTCGCCGGAAAGTGTAATTGTGAAATTGGAGCCGAGagattcataa